The region GGCAAATGCAGCCTCGCAGATTGCGGCGTTTCCGCGAGTGCGTGAAGCGTTATTGCGTCGCCAGCGCGCATTCCGTGACGCGCCGGGACTTATCGCCGATGGGCGTGATATGGGGACAGTGGTTTTTCCTGATGCGCCGGTAAAAATTTTCCTTGACGCTTCTTCTGAAGAGCGTGCGCATCGGCGCATGCTACAGTTGCAGGAGAAGGGCTTTAGTGTTAACTTTGAACGCCTTTTGGCCGAGATAAAGGAACGTGACGATCGCGATCGAAACCGTCCTGTTGCACCGCTGGTTCCCGCTGCCGATGCTTTAGTACTGGATTCAACCAGTTTAAGTATTGAGCAAGTGATTGAGAAAGCGCTACAATATGCTCGCCAAAAATTGGCTCTCGCATAAGCGACCGAATTCGTAGTACCTGCTGCAATGGAATGTGAGCAGGCATGTGAAACAACCCCATCCGGCATGAAGCCAGGTGGACGTTAAATTGAAGAATCCTGAAGATTATCAATATGACTGAATCTTTTGCTCAACTCTTTGAAGAGTCCCTGAAAGAAATCGAAACCCGCCCGGGTTCTATCGTTCGTGGTGTTGTTGTTGCTATCGACAAAGACGTAGTTCTGGTTGACGCCGGTCTGAAATCTGAGTCCGCCATTCCGGCAGAGCAGTTCAAAAACGCCCAGGGCGAGCTGGAAATCCAGGTTGGTGACGAAGTTGACGTTGCCCTGGATGCAGTAGAAGACGGCTTCGGTGAAACCCTGCTGTCCCGTGAAAAAGCTAAACGTCACGAAGCTTGGATCACGCTGGAAAAAGCTTACGAAGACGCTGAAACTGTTACCGGTGTTATCAACGGCAAAGTCAAGGGCGGCTTCACTGTTGAGCTGAACGGTATTCGCGCGTTCCTGCCGGGTTCCCTGGTAGACGTTCGTCCGGTCCGTGACACTCTGCACCTGGAAGGCAAAGAGCTTGAATTCAAAGTAATCAAGCTGGACCAGAAACGTAACAACGTTGTTGTTTCACGTCGTGCGGTTATCGAATCCGAAAACAGCGCAGAGCGCGATCAGCTGCTGGAAAACCTGCAGGAAGGCATGGAAGTTAAAGGTATCGTTAAGAACCTCACTGACTACGGTGCATTCGTTGATCTGGGTGGCGTTGACGGCCTGCTGCACATCACTGATATGGCATGGAAACGCGTTAAGCATCCGAGCGAAATCGTAAACGTTGGCGACGAAATCACTGTTAAAGTGCTGAAATTCGACCGCGAACGTACTCGTGTTTCCCTGGGCCTGAAACAGCTGGGCGAAGATCCGTGGGTAGCTATCGCTAAACGTTACCCGGAAGGCACCAAGCTGACTGGTCGCGTGACCAACCTGACCGACTACGGCTGCTTCGTTGAAATCGAAGAAGGCGTTGAAGGCCTGGTTCACGTTTCCGAAATGGATTGGACCAACAAAAACATCCACCCGTCCAAAGTTGTTAACGTTGGCGACGTAGTGGAAGTTATGGTTCTGGATATCGACGAAGAACGTCGTCGTATCTCCCTGGGCCTGAAACAGTGCAAATCCAACCCGTGGCAGCAGTTCGCAGAAACCCACAACAAGGGCGACCGCGTTGAAGGTAAAATCAAGTCTATCACTGACTTTGGTATCTTCATCGGCCTGGACGGCGGTATCGATGGCCTGGTTCACCTGTCTGACATCTCCTGGAACGTTGCAGGCGAAGAAGCCGTTCGTGAATACAAAAAAGGCGACGAAATCGCAGCCGTTGTTCTGCAGGTTGACGCAGAGCGTGAGCGTATCTCTCTGGGCGTTAAACAGCTCGCCGAAGATCCGTTCAACAACTACGTTGCACTGAATAAGAAAGGCGCAATCGTAAACGGTAAAGTTACTGCTGTTGACGCTAAAGGCGCGACCGTAGAACTGGCTGACGGCGTTGAAGGTTACCTGCGCGCTTCTGAAGCTTCCCGTGACCGCGTTGAAGACGCAACTCTGGTTCTGAATGTTGGCGACGATGTTGAAGCTAAATTCACCGGTGTTGATCGTAAAAACCGCGTAGTTAGCCTGTCTGTTCGTGCGAAAGACGAAGCTGACGAGAAAGATGCAATCGCTTCTGTTAACAACAAACAGGAAGAAGGCAACTTCTCTAACGCTATGGCTGAAGCTTTCAAAGCAGCGAAAGGCGAGTAATATCAAGCGCTCTGAATTCTTTACGCTGTACCAGGACGTAAGTCACACGGCTGCAGCGTGAACGATGATGAGTTACTTGACAGATCACAGGATTCGTCCTGTAATCAATGACAAAGGGCGGCTACGGCCGCCCTTGTTAAAGCTAGTAAAGCTAATTTTGCGTTGAAGGAAACCGGAGGAATCATGACCAAGTCAGAATTGATTGAAAGACTTGCAAGCCAGCAGTCGCATATTCCGGCTAAAGCTGTGGAAGATGCTGTAAAAGAGATGCTGGAGCATATGGCCTCTACTCTTGCCCAGGGCGAGCGCATTGAGATCCGCGGTTTCGGCAGTTTTTCTCTGCACTATCGTGCACCTCGCACCGGGCGTAACCCGAAAACAGGCGATAAAGTGGATCTGGAAGGAAAATACGTTCCACACTTTAAACCGGGTAAAGAATTACGCGACCGCGCCAATATTTATGAGTAATTTTTAGCTACACGCTGAAATTCACTTCGACGAAAAAAGCACCTGTGGGTGCTTTTTTTGTTTCTCTGACCTCTTTATTTCTGAAGCTACTTCGCACAATTTTGCAGATGCCCTGTAAGAGCGTCGAAAGCCACCAGCCTGTATCGCAAAACAGCTATTCCAAACAGAAAGTCCTGGCGACAGCCGGCATACTCTCCACGCAACAAGGAGGTATGCATGACGTTACCGGCATTAGCTATATGCCTGATAATTGGCATTTTGCCATTACAGTGGATGCCTTCACTACCAACTCCAGGGTATGTGTGGTTTCTGATTGCCATCGGATGTCTGTTTGCGTGTTTTCGTTCTCGCCTGTTTCGTTATTGCGCAGCCACATTATTTGCATTCGCATGGGGAGTGCTGTCAGCAATGCAGGCAGTCTGGCCTGGCGAGCATCTACCTGGAGCGAATCACCAGGCAGAAGTGGTAATTACCGATACGGATCATATGACCCGGCACTGGGGCAAAATCACTCGTCTGGACGGTAAACGCCTGTTTCCGTCAGCAGGAATAAGCTTCTATGGCCAGTATTTGCCGGAGCCAGTTTGTACTGGCCAGCGATGGATAATGACAATTAGAGCACGTGCCGTCCACGGGCAACTGAATGATGGGGGCTTCGACTCGCAGCGTTATGCAATAACTTCCCATCAGCCGCTAAGTGGCCGTTTTATGGATGCCCGTCTGAGCGACCCCCAGTGCACATGGCGCGCGCGCTACCTGCAATCATTAACCGAAACGCTGATTAAGTACCCATGGCGGCAGGTGATAGTGGCGTTAGGAATGGGCGAACGCGCAACGTTGGATGCCAGTGTCAAAGAGATCATGCGGCAAACCGGTACGGCGCATTTAATGGCGATATCAGGGCTACATATTGCTCTGGCGGCAATGTTGGGCTGGCTGGTTGTTCGTGGTGTGCAATTTTTCTTTCCCGGCGGCTGGATTGGCTGGCGTTTACCCTTACTTACTGGCGTAGGGTTTGCAATAAGCTACGCCTGTCTGACTGGTCTACAGCCTCCTGCATTGCGTACCGCTATTTCTCTTAGCGTCTGGGCCGCGTTACGGCTATCCGGGCGATTGTGGTCACCCTGGCAAGTATGGCTTTGTTGCATTGCCGCTATCTTATTCACCGATCCCCTCGCCGTGCTATCAACCAGTCTGTGGCTGTCCGCTTTCGCAGTAGCCGCGCTGCTGTTTTGGTATCAATGGCTACCAGCTTCTATAAAACAACATACTAAGCTGGTCCAGGGCAGTATCAATTTGCTTCATCTACAAGTAGGGATGACGTTATTGCTGCTTCCTGTGCAGTTATCAATTTTCCACGGCATAAGTCTGAGTTCACTAGCTGCAAATTTATTGGCTATTCCGTTGGTAACGTTTATTACCGTACCGCTCATTTTACTGGGAATGTTGCTGCACTTGATTGGTCCTGTGACGGGGGAATTGGCTTGCTGGTACCTTGCAGATAAGACACTGGATTTCCTGTTTGCTTTTCTGCACTGGCTACCTGCCGGTTGGCTTAATGTGGATATGCGCTGGCAGTGGCTGGCCTGGTTGCCGTGGCTGGCGCTGATCGTTTGGCGTTTGCATTTATGGCCGAACGTACCGGCGCTGTGTCTGGTATGTCTGACATTGCTTACTCTGCCGTTCTGGCGCAATGAACGGCAGGGGGAGTGGGCAGTGCATATGCTGGACGTCGGGCAGGGCTTGGCAATGGTGATTGAACGTAATGGCAAAGCGATACTTTATGACACTGGCGTCGCATGGCCGGGCGGCGATAGTGGACAACAGTTGATTATTCCATGGCTGCGTTGGCATGCTTTGCAGCCCGAAGGCGTTATTTTGAGTCATGAACATCTGGATCATCGCGGGGGTCTGGACTCCTTGCTGGAAACCTGGCCGGCATTATGGATCCGTAGCCCACTGGGTTGGGCTGCACATCAACCATGCTTTCGTGGTCAGCAATGGCAATGGCAGGGATTAACATTTACCGTTCATTGGCCGCTAAGCGGTACCGGGACGAAAGGAAACAACCGTTCTTGCGTAGTCAGAGTCGATGACGGTCAACACAGCTTCCTGCTCACAGGCGATATTGAAGCGGCAGGTGAGATGGCGATGCTGAGCCACTACTGGACGCATTTGCAGTCTACACTAGTGCAAGTGCCTCATCATGGAAGCAATAGTTCATCATCGCTGCCGTTTGTGCAGCGAATTGGCGGCGAAGCAGCACTGGCGTCGGCGTCGCGTTACAACGCCTGGCGATTTCCCTCGATAAAGGTGATCGACCGCTACCGTGAACAGGGGTATCGCTGGTACGACACACCACATCAAGGGCAGTTAACGGTATCGTTTACGCCACAGGGCTGGGAAATCCATAGCTTACGAGATCAACTTTTACCGCGTTGGTATCATCAGTGGTTTGGCGTCCCCAGTGATAACGGGTAGAATATGCGGCTATTTCAACAAGTGCTGGTTTTTTGAATGCATAACGACAAAGATCTCTCCACGTGGCAGACATTCCGCCGATTATGGCCAACTATTGCGCCTTTCAAAGCGGGTCTGATCGTGTCGGGGATAGCGTTAATCCTCAACGCAGCCAGCGATACCTTTATGTTATCGCTGCTCAAACCGTTACTGGATGATGGTTTTGGTAAAACCGACCGCTCTGTGCTGCTGTGGATGCCGCTGGTGGTTATTGGGCTGATGATCCTGCGAGGCATCACCAGCTACATCTCCAGTTACTGCATTTCCTGGGTTTCCGGAAAGGTGGTGATGACCATGCGCCGTCGCCTGTTCAGCCATATGATGGGCATGCCGGTCTCATTTTTTGATAAGCAATCTACAGGCACTTTACTTTCGCGTATTACCTATGATTCTGAACAGGTCGCTTCCTCGTCCTCCGGCGCATTGATTACTGTTGTGCGTGAGGGGGCATCGATCATCGGCTTGTTTATCATGATGTTCTGGTACAGTTGGCAGCTCTCGTTGATTCTCATTGTGCTGGCGCCGATCGTTTCGATAGCGATTCGCGTGGTTTCCAAACGCTTTCGTAACATCAGTAAAAATATGCAAAACACGATGGGGCAGGTGACCACCAGTGCGGAGCAGATGCTGAAAGGGCATAAAGAAGTGCTGATGTTTGGTGGCCAGGAAGTAGAAACCAGCCGTTTTGATAAAGTCAGCAACAAGATGCGTTTGCAGGGCATGAAAATGGTCTCGGCATCGTCTATTTCCGATCCAGTTATCCAGCTTATTGCGTCACTGGCGCTGGCGTTTGTGCTGTATGCCGCCAGTTTTCCAAGCGTAATGTCCACCTTGAGTGCGGGTACCATCACCGTCGTCTTTTCTTCGATGATCGCGCTTATGCGCCCGTTGAAATCCCTGACTAACGTCAATGCTCAGTTCCAGCGTGGTATGGCGGCATGCCAGACACTGTTTGCGATTCTGGATAGCGAGCAAGAAAAAGACGAAGGCACGCGGGTGATTGAACGTGCGCGCGGTGATATTGAGTTTCGCAACGTGACCTTCACCTATCCGGGGCGTGAAACGCCAGCTTTGCGCAATATCAACCTGACGATTCCGGCGGGCAAAACCGTCGCACTGGTAGGGCGTTCTGGCTCTGGTAAATCGACGCTGGCAAGCTTGATCACGCGTTTTTATGACGTCGAGGAAGGCCAGATCCTGATGGATGGTCACGACTTACGTGAATATAAGCTCACGTCGTTGCGTGACCAGGTTGCGCTGGTGTCGCAAAACGTACATCTGTTTAATGATACGGTTGCCAATAACATCGCTTACGCACGTACCGAACAGTACAGCCGCGAAGAGATTGAGCAAGCAGCGAAAATGGCCTATGCCTACGACTTTATCAATAAGATGGATGAAGGGCTGGATACGGTGATTGGGGAAAACGGCGTGCTGCTTTCAGGCGGTCAGCGCCAGCGCATCGCGATTGCCCGCGCGCTGCTGCGCGACAGCCCGATCCTCATTCTTGATGAAGCGACCTCGGCGCTCGATACCGAATCTGAACGAGCCATTCAGGCCGCACTGAACGAGCTGCAAAAGAACCGTACCTCAATGGTGATTGCTCACCGTTTGTCGACCATCGAACAGGCCGACGAAATTGTGGTGGTGGAAGATGGCCGTATCGTTGAACGTGGCACCCATGCGGATCTGCTGGAACAACATGGGGTCTATGCTCAGCTTCACAAAATGCAGTTTGGCGAATGATTGCACGCATCTGGTCCGGTGAATCCCCGCTGTGGCTGCTGTTGCTACCGCTCTCCTGGCTTTACGGCCTGGTGAGCGGTGCCATTCGTTTCGCCTATCGCATTGGTTTAAAAAAATCCTGGCGTGCACCGGTTCCTGTTGTGGTCGTTGGCAATCTGACGGCAGGCGGCAACGGTAAAACGCCTGTTGTCATCTGGTTGGTGGAGCAACTACAGCAGCGTGGCATACGTGTTGGCGTGGTGTCGCGTGGCTACGGTGGTAAAGCGGATCGTTACCCGCTCGTGCTGACACCCGAAACCACTACGGCTCAGGCCGGGGATGAACCGGTACTGATTTATCAACGCACTGGCGCGCCGGTTGCGGTTTCTCCCGTCAGAAGCGACGCCGTCAGTGCGATTCTTGCGCAATACCCGGTACAACTGATCATTACGGATGACGGTTTGCAACATTATAAGCTGGCGCGTGATAAGGAAATTGTCGTTGTTGATGGCGTCAGGCGTTTTGGCAATGGCTGGTGGTTGCCCGCAGGGCCGATGCGTGAGCGGGCGTCGCGTTTAAAAAGTGTGGATGCCATCATTACCAACGGCGGTGTAGCCAGAGCGGAAGAGATCCCGATGCGTTTGCGCCCTGGACTGGCTGTTAATCTGCGTACCGGCGAACGCCGTGACGTTCACACACTGACCAATATCGTTGCGATGGCAGGAATCGGCCATCCGCCGCGTTTCTTTGCTACTCTCACCGAGTGTGGTGCAACGCTGCAAAAGACGGTAGCGCTTGCCGATCATCAGGCGTTATCGCTGCATGAGGTAAAGCCACTGGTGAAACCGGGGCAGACACTGGTGATGACCGAAAAAGACGCGGTAAAGTGTCGGTCATTTGCTGAGGATAACTGGTGGTATTTGCCTGTAGACGCACAGCTCGAGGGTGAGCTGGCGCAAAAATTACTACAGGAATTGTTCACTCTGGCGCGCTGACGGTTGTTGCATCGGCTGCGCCCTGTTAGATAAACAGGAACCTCCATGTCCGTGCCACAACTTTCGTTGACTGCTGCCCGTCATCTGCATCTCGCAGCCCAGGGGCTATTACGTAAACCTTCCCGTCGGGCAAAACCGGGCGATATTCTCTCCACTATTCAGCGCATGTCGCTGCTGCAAATTGACACCATCAATATTGTTGCCCGCAGCCCTTATCTGGTGCTTTTTAGCCGCCTTGGGCACTACCCGCAGCACTGGCTTGATGACGCGCTACGCAACGGTGACCTGATGGAGTACTGGGCGCATGAAGCCTGTTTTCTGCCGCGTGAAGATTTTGCGCTGGTGCGCCATCGCATGCTGGCGCCAGATAAAATGGGCTGGAAGTATCGCGAAGCGTGGATGCAGGAACATACGGCGGAAATAGAGCAGCTCATTGCACATATTGCGCAAAATGGTC is a window of Enterobacter sp. R4-368 DNA encoding:
- the cmk gene encoding (d)CMP kinase, which codes for MTAIAPVITIDGPSGAGKGTLCKAMAEALQWHLLDSGAIYRVLALAALHHHVDVSSEDVLVPLAAHLDVRFVSTNGHLEVILEGEDVSSEIRTQDVANAASQIAAFPRVREALLRRQRAFRDAPGLIADGRDMGTVVFPDAPVKIFLDASSEERAHRRMLQLQEKGFSVNFERLLAEIKERDDRDRNRPVAPLVPAADALVLDSTSLSIEQVIEKALQYARQKLALA
- the rpsA gene encoding 30S ribosomal protein S1 — encoded protein: MTESFAQLFEESLKEIETRPGSIVRGVVVAIDKDVVLVDAGLKSESAIPAEQFKNAQGELEIQVGDEVDVALDAVEDGFGETLLSREKAKRHEAWITLEKAYEDAETVTGVINGKVKGGFTVELNGIRAFLPGSLVDVRPVRDTLHLEGKELEFKVIKLDQKRNNVVVSRRAVIESENSAERDQLLENLQEGMEVKGIVKNLTDYGAFVDLGGVDGLLHITDMAWKRVKHPSEIVNVGDEITVKVLKFDRERTRVSLGLKQLGEDPWVAIAKRYPEGTKLTGRVTNLTDYGCFVEIEEGVEGLVHVSEMDWTNKNIHPSKVVNVGDVVEVMVLDIDEERRRISLGLKQCKSNPWQQFAETHNKGDRVEGKIKSITDFGIFIGLDGGIDGLVHLSDISWNVAGEEAVREYKKGDEIAAVVLQVDAERERISLGVKQLAEDPFNNYVALNKKGAIVNGKVTAVDAKGATVELADGVEGYLRASEASRDRVEDATLVLNVGDDVEAKFTGVDRKNRVVSLSVRAKDEADEKDAIASVNNKQEEGNFSNAMAEAFKAAKGE
- the ihfB gene encoding integration host factor subunit beta, which encodes MTKSELIERLASQQSHIPAKAVEDAVKEMLEHMASTLAQGERIEIRGFGSFSLHYRAPRTGRNPKTGDKVDLEGKYVPHFKPGKELRDRANIYE
- a CDS encoding ComEC family protein; the protein is MTLPALAICLIIGILPLQWMPSLPTPGYVWFLIAIGCLFACFRSRLFRYCAATLFAFAWGVLSAMQAVWPGEHLPGANHQAEVVITDTDHMTRHWGKITRLDGKRLFPSAGISFYGQYLPEPVCTGQRWIMTIRARAVHGQLNDGGFDSQRYAITSHQPLSGRFMDARLSDPQCTWRARYLQSLTETLIKYPWRQVIVALGMGERATLDASVKEIMRQTGTAHLMAISGLHIALAAMLGWLVVRGVQFFFPGGWIGWRLPLLTGVGFAISYACLTGLQPPALRTAISLSVWAALRLSGRLWSPWQVWLCCIAAILFTDPLAVLSTSLWLSAFAVAALLFWYQWLPASIKQHTKLVQGSINLLHLQVGMTLLLLPVQLSIFHGISLSSLAANLLAIPLVTFITVPLILLGMLLHLIGPVTGELACWYLADKTLDFLFAFLHWLPAGWLNVDMRWQWLAWLPWLALIVWRLHLWPNVPALCLVCLTLLTLPFWRNERQGEWAVHMLDVGQGLAMVIERNGKAILYDTGVAWPGGDSGQQLIIPWLRWHALQPEGVILSHEHLDHRGGLDSLLETWPALWIRSPLGWAAHQPCFRGQQWQWQGLTFTVHWPLSGTGTKGNNRSCVVRVDDGQHSFLLTGDIEAAGEMAMLSHYWTHLQSTLVQVPHHGSNSSSSLPFVQRIGGEAALASASRYNAWRFPSIKVIDRYREQGYRWYDTPHQGQLTVSFTPQGWEIHSLRDQLLPRWYHQWFGVPSDNG
- the msbA gene encoding lipid A ABC transporter ATP-binding protein/permease MsbA; this encodes MHNDKDLSTWQTFRRLWPTIAPFKAGLIVSGIALILNAASDTFMLSLLKPLLDDGFGKTDRSVLLWMPLVVIGLMILRGITSYISSYCISWVSGKVVMTMRRRLFSHMMGMPVSFFDKQSTGTLLSRITYDSEQVASSSSGALITVVREGASIIGLFIMMFWYSWQLSLILIVLAPIVSIAIRVVSKRFRNISKNMQNTMGQVTTSAEQMLKGHKEVLMFGGQEVETSRFDKVSNKMRLQGMKMVSASSISDPVIQLIASLALAFVLYAASFPSVMSTLSAGTITVVFSSMIALMRPLKSLTNVNAQFQRGMAACQTLFAILDSEQEKDEGTRVIERARGDIEFRNVTFTYPGRETPALRNINLTIPAGKTVALVGRSGSGKSTLASLITRFYDVEEGQILMDGHDLREYKLTSLRDQVALVSQNVHLFNDTVANNIAYARTEQYSREEIEQAAKMAYAYDFINKMDEGLDTVIGENGVLLSGGQRQRIAIARALLRDSPILILDEATSALDTESERAIQAALNELQKNRTSMVIAHRLSTIEQADEIVVVEDGRIVERGTHADLLEQHGVYAQLHKMQFGE
- the lpxK gene encoding tetraacyldisaccharide 4'-kinase, with the translated sequence MIARIWSGESPLWLLLLPLSWLYGLVSGAIRFAYRIGLKKSWRAPVPVVVVGNLTAGGNGKTPVVIWLVEQLQQRGIRVGVVSRGYGGKADRYPLVLTPETTTAQAGDEPVLIYQRTGAPVAVSPVRSDAVSAILAQYPVQLIITDDGLQHYKLARDKEIVVVDGVRRFGNGWWLPAGPMRERASRLKSVDAIITNGGVARAEEIPMRLRPGLAVNLRTGERRDVHTLTNIVAMAGIGHPPRFFATLTECGATLQKTVALADHQALSLHEVKPLVKPGQTLVMTEKDAVKCRSFAEDNWWYLPVDAQLEGELAQKLLQELFTLAR